The genomic interval CAACCGCCTGTTGATTTGCCAACAATCACATCAATTTTATTTTCCTCAATAATTTCTTTCATTCTTTTCAAAGTTCCTTCAAGATCTGTATAATCAAATGTTGGAGTTATATAATCTATTCCTGTGTCATTGTAAAATGGCTTACCTATGGACGCAAATCCGTGTAACACTAAAACCTTTTCTTTATCCATCTATCCTCCTTAATAAATATTTTTTTATTTCATGTGCCATGTATATTGTAACAAGTTATAGCTTTTAGTTTTAGAGTATAAATCCTGTAAACGAATGGTGGTGTTCGCTGGATTTTTTTTGTGGAAAAATTTTTGTAAAAAAAATCCCCCTTTGAAAAGGGGGAAAATAAATTTATGGGAAATAAAATTATTTCAGGTGTCTGTCGGTGGGGCCTGTGTAACCGTGGTCGGTTGGGTGGATTTTGCGCATTGGTTTCATCTTTGTCTGTTCTTCGTATATGTGTGCAACAAGGCCTGGTATCCTTGCCATTATAAAGAATGCGTTTGCAAGTTGATGGGGGAAGTCTAATTCGCAGAGTATTCCGGCAATTGCACCGTCAACATTTATTGGGAGGTGTTTGCCAAGGGTTTGTTCCATTGCCTTTTCTGTTTCTTTTAAGATTTTTATGTAATCCCCTGCAACCTCTGCCTTTTCCGCCTCTTCAAGCAATTTTTTTGTTCTCGGGTCATTTGTGTGAACTCTGTGGCCAAATCCAAAAATCTTTTGTTTTTTCTCCTTTTTCTCTTTTACAATTTCTTTTACCGCATCTTCTATTTTTATTCCTTTTTCTTCTGCGTACTTTTTAACCTCTTTTAAGTAAATCATACAGTTTTCAATTGCTCCGCCGTGAAATTTGTTTATTGCTAAAATTCCCGCTGCTATTGCTGCATTTAGCGGTGCGCCTGTTGATGCAACTGTTCTTGCGGCAAGGGTGGAGGGTGGGGTTGCCCCGTGGTCAACTGATGATACAAGCATTGTTTCCATAAGTTTTGCAACCTTTTCGTCTGGCAATTCCCCTTTGATTGCAAGATAAACAACAGCAGGGTAGGAGTATTTCCCCATTAAATAGTCAATTGGATAGCCCCTTAACTGAATTTTGTTAGGTTCAATCTTTGTAATCTCAGTATCCCAGTGTAATTCACTCATTTTTCTTCTCCTTGTTTTTATTTAATTCGTAAAGTTTTGCATACTTTAAAAATGTGTAATTGGTTTCTATCTTTGCAAGAATAAACCCCGCACTTCCCTTTAAAAACTTTCCGTCAAGTATGTATTTTTTCAAAAATGTGAAGAATATTTTTAAGTTTAAATCTAAAAGGTTTGTTTTTTTGCCTCTATCAAATTTATCATAGGCTTTAAGGTAAGCATAGTTATTCAGTTTTTCAACTGCAAATTCAATTGAAGGATAGGGGTAATGGTCTATGAATTTATTTATCCTTTTAACCTTGCCATTAATTTTTATGTTTTCGTGAACTCTCCCGCCTTCCCACTTGCCGTAATCTTTGTGGTATAGCCTTATCTTTTTTTCGCAGTTAAACCTGTTGTTTTTAAACGGTTTTCCTAAAAAGTAAAGGTTTCTTAAGAATTCAAATCCCCTTATGTTTTCATCAAATCCATTTTCTTTTAGTTTTTTTATCTCTTTTATCAGCGGTTTTGAAAGCCTTTCGTCAGCATCTAAAACAAGAAGCCAGTTGTTTTCTGTAACTTTGTGGCAGAAGTTTCTCTGCTCAACATAGCCAGGCCATTCATTAAAAATAAACTTTGCCCCTGCCTTTTTTGCCAATTCTTCTGTTTTATCTGTGCTTCCTGAGTCAACGACAACAACCTCATCGCAAACCTCAAAAAGGTTTTTTACTGCGTCAAATATGTGCTTTTCTTCGTTTCTCGTGATAATTACACCGCTTATTTTCATAGTTAAAACTTCAGTGTTTTTATGTTAATTCCCGCCTGTTGCATTCTTAAAAGCGTTCCTGCAACATTGCTTAATATGAGTAATTTTAAGTTTTCCCTTCCCATTAGCTGTGCGTCTGACGGGGGAAGGAATAAAAACTCGCTCTTATCAACAGAAGGCTTAAAGTTAAAGTTAGCGTTGAAGGTGTAAGACTGGTTTAATGCATTTGAAAAGCTTAATTGAATGTAAGATAAAATTCCGTTGCCGTATCCTATTGATGCGTCTCCCCTGCCGCTTACATTTGCCGCAGTGCCTTCCACATACATTGATGCAGGTTGTTTTCCATTTCCGTAAAAGAAAGTTATTGTTGAGTCTATATTTTGCTCATCGTTTGAGTATTCAATCCTTAAAGGCAGATAGTCTTTTGCCCTGATAAAAAACACAACCTTTCCTTTTTTGTAAAAGGTTAATAACTCTTTTAATTTTATTACATTAGACCTTTTGTTTCTCCTTGCACCCTCTTTTGGAGGCGGGGTAAATGCAGTTACTTTGTAACACTTATCTCCACCTAAAACAATGTTGCTTTGCATTTGAAAATTCCACCTGCCAGAGGAGAAGTTGTCCTTCAATAGGTTTATTTTTTTTATAAAGTACGACTTAAAGTTGTTCAAATTGCTTGTGTTTGAATCTGAGATTGAATATGCGTTA from Thermotomaculum hydrothermale carries:
- a CDS encoding glycosyltransferase family 2 protein, with amino-acid sequence MKISGVIITRNEEKHIFDAVKNLFEVCDEVVVVDSGSTDKTEELAKKAGAKFIFNEWPGYVEQRNFCHKVTENNWLLVLDADERLSKPLIKEIKKLKENGFDENIRGFEFLRNLYFLGKPFKNNRFNCEKKIRLYHKDYGKWEGGRVHENIKINGKVKRINKFIDHYPYPSIEFAVEKLNNYAYLKAYDKFDRGKKTNLLDLNLKIFFTFLKKYILDGKFLKGSAGFILAKIETNYTFLKYAKLYELNKNKEKKNE
- a CDS encoding citryl-CoA lyase, whose translation is MSELHWDTEITKIEPNKIQLRGYPIDYLMGKYSYPAVVYLAIKGELPDEKVAKLMETMLVSSVDHGATPPSTLAARTVASTGAPLNAAIAAGILAINKFHGGAIENCMIYLKEVKKYAEEKGIKIEDAVKEIVKEKKEKKQKIFGFGHRVHTNDPRTKKLLEEAEKAEVAGDYIKILKETEKAMEQTLGKHLPINVDGAIAGILCELDFPHQLANAFFIMARIPGLVAHIYEEQTKMKPMRKIHPTDHGYTGPTDRHLK